A window from Neodiprion fabricii isolate iyNeoFabr1 chromosome 2, iyNeoFabr1.1, whole genome shotgun sequence encodes these proteins:
- the LOC124176506 gene encoding neither inactivation nor afterpotential protein C isoform X2, with protein MEDYERGGGWGGGREDHRDAGGRGGGTLQRLDSIQDPGKRYTLKDRIGSGVCGDVFEATDLQAGNKKVAIKVQKLTQDTQALIVEEYRVLRDFAGHPNLPEFYGIYRRRSGKKTEPDQVWFVMEFCEGGSVMDLVRGLAASDKKLKEEHIGYILKEVVKALLHLHENNVVHRDVRGNNILLTKNGEVKLVDFGLSRMIKGELGKRKTCIGSPCWMAPEVVTSKDTPETGYGSRVDVWAIGITAIELADGKPPFQDMHPSRALFQIIRNPPPNLYRPANWTQNFNDFIAECLEKNPDNRPFMAEIMEHPFLSELPENDYPLAQDLKALAMDFSGKGRLDRRPEVIVRTGHLKTHQTGPLEKMLVEDLAALEHLSEDAILDELQERLKLGYFQSFVGDVLLILNPNEEQDIYGAHFHTKYQCKSRSDNAPHIYAVGDSAYQDVLHNEEGQHIIFAGESYSGKTRNMMHVVRHLMYLGKGMQDAGVRVFKAIEVIHAMSNAATPLNPNSTRCVLQIQTTFGTTGKASGAIFMLYQLEKWRISTRDRNQSNFHIFYYFYDGLDTAGQLRQYSLTPGRRYRYLRISDKTSGNKKRSFKVRNDPHGNSRKFQDFKEALKSLEMEAESETIWKTLAAILILGEVKFAEGNNSDAEIENSDVASKAAELLGVDVKKFSWSLTNYCLIKKGSAVRRRHTVEEAKEARDVLANTIYQRLVDWTVNNINYKLSVTRTLFGDKYCINVLDLFGFECFAVNRIEQLFANTMNEQLQCHYNQRVFVWEMQEQQEEEIPVQQLHFYDNREAVEQLMGKTSGLFRIIEDASRQLQDARYICETLKTSAQGVHVKGLSNHEFSIAHYTGKLVYDASEISEKNRDFVPPEMIETMRLSSVEAVVQMFTNQLTRSGNLTMIVQQPKPPEKTTKGKWSAILLQENTKTRKFNTASRGQFSQTRKMRTCSATFRSASLEILKTLSVGGGSGGTHFVRCLRSDLEGVPRGFYREVVRQQIRALAVLDTAKARQRGYPHRIPFQEFLRRYKFLAFDFDENVELTKDNCRLLLVRLKMEGWVIGKTKVFLKYYNEEYLSRLYETQVKKIIKVQCMMRAFLARKSMASKIVNIKKTVVKQASITAKENKEMSQEDAAVMIQKAYRGHSVRKHPLPKGNLKSDQWDQETKNFVMFYSSKWRSKSMFQVLLHYRAARYQDLVHFSQQVHLFNQSMIAKLQTTSERVPLERINPGVKASLYLGERRLTVNKLPFDMNQELPYFDSSYMSDPTTSSRINKPRGRRSSNDQLTAPSGSRANDRGSKFDQHSVFQRSEYPREVSSGRGSTSKTNSRLSRAQQRS; from the exons ATGGAGGACTATGAGAGGGGCGGAGGGTGGGGAGGAGGCCGCGAGGATCACAGGGACGCAGGAGGACGAGGCGGAGGGACTCTTCAACGACTGGATAGTATCCAGGATCCGGGGAAGCGATACACCCTGAAGGACCGGATCGGGTCCGGAGTCTGCGGTGACGTCTTTGAAGCGACGGATTTACAGGCAG GAAACAAAAAGGTCGCTATCAAAGTCCAGAAGCTGACCCAGGACACGCAGGCTCTGATAGTCGAGGAGTACAGAGTGCTTCGCGACTTCGCCGGACACCCAAACCTACCCGAATTTTATGGAATATACCGGAGGAGGTCTGGTAAGAAAACGGAACCCGATCAAGTGTGGTTCGTGATGGAG TTCTGCGAGGGTGGATCCGTGATGGACTTGGTCAGAGGGTTGGCAGCCTCGGACAAAAAACTTAAGGAGGAACACATCGGTTATATCTTGAAGGAAGTCGTTAAG GCATTGCTGCATCTTCACGAGAACAATGTGGTGCATCGAGACGTCCGCGGAAATAACATACTCCTCACAAAAAATGGGGAGGTCAAATTGGTGGACTTTGGATTGTCTCGCATGATAAAAGGAGAGTTGGGTAAGAGGAAGACCTGTATAGGATCACCCTGCTGGATGGCACCGGAAGTGGTCACCAGCAAAGACACACCGGAAACGGGGTACGGAAGCAGAGTAGACGTCTGGGCTATAGGAATAACCGCCATTGAATTAGCCGATGGCAAACCACCGTTTCAAGACATGCATCCTAGTAGAGCACTCTTCCAAATCATAAGAAACCCACCGCCCAATCTCTACAGACCGGCTAACTGGACACagaatttcaacgatttcatCGCAGA GTGCCTGGAGAAGAATCCAGACAATAGACCATTCATGGCAGAGATAATGGAGCACCCCTTCTTATCAGAACTGCCGGAGAATGACTATCCG CTCGCCCAGGACTTGAAAGCCTTGGCCATGGACTTCAGTGGAAAGGGACGACTTGACAGAAGACCGGAAGTTATCGTTCGCACAGGACACCTTAAG ACTCATCAGACGGGACCTCTTGAGAAAATGTTGGTTGAAGATTTGGCAGCTCTGGAACACCTTTCGGAGGATGCAATCCTTGACGAGTTACAGGAGAGACTGAAGCTAGGATACTTCCAGTCCTTTGTTGGCGATGTCTTGCTAATTTTGAATCCAAATGAGGAACAGGATATCTACGGAGCTCAC TTCCACACAAAGTATCAGTGCAAATCTAGATCGGACAATGCGCCTCATATATACGCGGTAGGAGATAGCGCTTACCAAGACGTCCTGCACAACGAAGAGGGTCAGCACATAATATTCGCAGGAGAAAGTTACTCAGGAAAGACGCGAAACATGATGCATGTAGTGAGACATTTGATGTACTTGGGAAAG GGTATGCAAGACGCGGGAGTCAGGGTCTTCAAGGCTATCGAAGTAATCCACGCCATGAGCAACGCCGCGACACCATTGAACCCGAATTCAACTAGGTGCGTTCTCCAAATCCAAACGACCTTCGGTACCACCGGAAAGGCATCGGGTGCCATTTTTATGTTGTACCAATTGGAGAAATGGCGCATATCAACGCGCGATAG AAATCAATCGAACTTCCACATTTTTTACTACTTCTACGACGGTCTCGACACTGCGGGTCAATTGCGCCAGTATTCATTGACCCCTGGACGGAGATACAGATATTTGAGAATCAGTGACAAGACTAGCGGCAACAAAAAGAGATCGTTCAAAGTGAGAAACGACCCCCATGGAAATTCCAGAAAGTTTCAAGACTTTAAGGAGGCCTTGAAAAGTTTGGAAATGGAAGCGGAATCAGAAACGATTTGGAAAACTCTGGCGGCGATTTTAATCCTCGGTGAGGTAAAATTTGCCGAAGGGAACAACTCCGACGCTGAAATCGAGAACAGTGACGTAGCAAGCAAAG CTGCTGAGTTGCTGGGGGtggatgtgaaaaaattctcctGGTCACTGACTAACTATTGCCTGATCAAAAAGGGGTCAGCAGTAAGAAGAAGACATACTGTCGAGGAAGCCAAAGAAGCCAGGGATGTGCTTGCGAATACGATCTATCAAAGACTAGTTGACTGGACCGTCAATAACATTAACTACAAGCTCTCCGTAACCCGAACTTTGTT TGGCGACAAGTACTGTATCAATGTCCTAGACCTGTTTGGATTTGAATGCTTTGCGGTAAACAGAATCGAGCAACTTTTCGCGAACACAATGAACGAGCAGCTGCAGTGTCATTATAACCAGAGAGTATTCGTGTGGGAAATG CAAGAacaacaagaagaagaaatccCCGTACAGCAGCTTCATTTCTACGACAACCGCGAGGCCGTTGAACAGTTAATGGGAAAGACTAGCGGACTATTTCGCATAATAGAGGACGCTTCGCGACAGCTTCAGGACGCTCGGTATATTTGTGAGACCCTGAAAACGTCTGCGCAAGGAGTACACGTAAAGGGTCTCAGCAACCACGAGTTCAGCATCGCCCACTACACGGGTAAACTCGTCTACGACGCCAGCGAGATATCGGAAAAGAACCGGGACTTTGTACCCCCCGAGATGATCGAAACTATGAGGCTCTCGAGTGTGGAAGCGGTCGTTCAGATGTTCACCAACCAGTTGACACGTTCCGGTAACCTGACAATGATTGTCCAGCAGCCTAAGCCACCGGAAAAAACTACGAAGGGAAAATGGAGTGCAATTTTACTGCAGGAAAACACCAAAACAAGG AAATTCAACACTGCATCGAGAGGGCAGTTTTCTCAGACCCGGAAGATGCGCACTTGCTCTGCCACCTTCCGGTCTGCCAGTCTTGAGATATTGAAAACCTTGTCCGTCGGCGGAGGAAGCGGAGGTACGCATTTCGTAAGGTGTCTCCGCTCGGACCTCGAAGGAGTACCCCGGGGATTTTACAGGGAAGTTGTCAGACAACAGATACGGGCTCTAGCTGTCCTTGACACCGCGAAAGCGAGACAACGCGGTTACCCGCACAGAATACCCTTCCAAGAGTTCCTCAGGAG GTACAAGTTCCTTGCCTTTGACTTCGACGAGAACGTTGAATTGACAAAGGACAATTGTAGACTGCTTTTGGTGCGACTGAAGATGGAGGGTTGGGTCATCGGGAAGACGAAAGTTTTCCTCAAATACTACAACGAGGAGTATTTGTCGAGATTATACGAGACCCAGGTGAAAAAGATCATTAAGGTGCAGTGCATGATGAGAGCTTTCCTCGCGCGTAAGAGCATGGCTTCGAAAATTGTCAATATTAAGAAAACTGTTG TGAAGCAAGCCTCGATAACAGCGAAGGAGAACAAGGAGATGTCGCAGGAGGATGCAGCTGTGATGATACAAAAAG CGTACAGGGGTCACTCGGTGAGGAAGCACCCCCTTCCGAAGGGGAACCTGAAGTCAGATCAGTGGGATCAGGAGACGAAGAACTTCGTGATGTTCTACAGCAGCAAGTGGAGGTCGAAGAGCATGTTCCAAGTCCTCCTACACTACCGTGCAGCCCGGTATCAAGACCTCGTGCATTTTTCACAGCAA GTCCACCTGTTCAATCAATCGATGATAGCCAAACTTCAGACAACGAGTGAGCGCGTACCCCTAGAAAGGATTAACCCCGGAGTCAAAGCATCGCTGTACCTTGGCGAGCGGCGTCTTACCGTGAACAAGCTGCCCTTCGACATGAACCAAGAGCTTCCCTACTTCGACAGCAGCTACATGAGCGATCCAACGACATCGTCCCGGATAAACAAGCCTCGAGG ACGTCGAAGTTCAAACGACCAACTCACCGCACCGAGTGGTTCCCGCGCCAATGACCGGGGGTCAAAGTTTGATCAACACTCCGTTTTCCAGAGATCCGAATATCCCCGTGAAGTGTCCTCCGGCCGAGGTTCAACCAGCAAAACCAACTCGAGGCTATCCAGGGCCCAGCAGCGCTCCTAA
- the LOC124176506 gene encoding neither inactivation nor afterpotential protein C isoform X1 has protein sequence MEDYERGGGWGGGREDHRDAGGRGGGTLQRLDSIQDPGKRYTLKDRIGSGVCGDVFEATDLQAGNKKVAIKVQKLTQDTQALIVEEYRVLRDFAGHPNLPEFYGIYRRRSGKKTEPDQVWFVMEFCEGGSVMDLVRGLAASDKKLKEEHIGYILKEVVKALLHLHENNVVHRDVRGNNILLTKNGEVKLVDFGLSRMIKGELGKRKTCIGSPCWMAPEVVTSKDTPETGYGSRVDVWAIGITAIELADGKPPFQDMHPSRALFQIIRNPPPNLYRPANWTQNFNDFIAECLEKNPDNRPFMAEIMEHPFLSELPENDYPLAQDLKALAMDFSGKGRLDRRPEVIVRTGHLKTHQTGPLEKMLVEDLAALEHLSEDAILDELQERLKLGYFQSFVGDVLLILNPNEEQDIYGAHFHTKYQCKSRSDNAPHIYAVGDSAYQDVLHNEEGQHIIFAGESYSGKTRNMMHVVRHLMYLGKGMQDAGVRVFKAIEVIHAMSNAATPLNPNSTRCVLQIQTTFGTTGKASGAIFMLYQLEKWRISTRDRNQSNFHIFYYFYDGLDTAGQLRQYSLTPGRRYRYLRISDKTSGNKKRSFKVRNDPHGNSRKFQDFKEALKSLEMEAESETIWKTLAAILILGEVKFAEGNNSDAEIENSDVASKAAELLGVDVKKFSWSLTNYCLIKKGSAVRRRHTVEEAKEARDVLANTIYQRLVDWTVNNINYKLSVTRTLFGDKYCINVLDLFGFECFAVNRIEQLFANTMNEQLQCHYNQRVFVWEMQEQQEEEIPVQQLHFYDNREAVEQLMGKTSGLFRIIEDASRQLQDARYICETLKTSAQGVHVKGLSNHEFSIAHYTGKLVYDASEISEKNRDFVPPEMIETMRLSSVEAVVQMFTNQLTRSGNLTMIVQQPKPPEKTTKGKWSAILLQENTKTRKFNTASRGQFSQTRKMRTCSATFRSASLEILKTLSVGGGSGGTHFVRCLRSDLEGVPRGFYREVVRQQIRALAVLDTAKARQRGYPHRIPFQEFLRRYKFLAFDFDENVELTKDNCRLLLVRLKMEGWVIGKTKVFLKYYNEEYLSRLYETQVKKIIKVQCMMRAFLARKSMASKIVNIKKTVVKQASITAKENKEMSQEDAAVMIQKAYRGHSVRKHPLPKGNLKSDQWDQETKNFVMFYSSKWRSKSMFQVLLHYRAARYQDLVHFSQQVHLFNQSMIAKLQTTSERVPLERINPGVKASLYLGERRLTVNKLPFDMNQELPYFDSSYMSDPTTSSRINKPRGSMSTLASEDEHEPWDAPLRRQTVPWGTNTVHTRDVEVQTTNSPHRVVPAPMTGGQSLINTPFSRDPNIPVKCPPAEVQPAKPTRGYPGPSSAPNPTRARVNNADLNQGYSGGNDGTGSIRSRKKVPPPPIPQNQKPLNNNYGSEMRSGNLDSGYNNEWEFEDRMNRNTVSTNRVNPIHEMQMMARKNNNNYTDDEPPFNFQGMLRKTQHHRASMKRSQIYNSHTPSPPPYMGHNSSTRDDSYGNGNVVYRSSGMSFSHNRRESPEWSPNEMVRMSEKYGREDGWDRDERENVLDASESITTEIAPGIIVEGYVADL, from the exons ATGGAGGACTATGAGAGGGGCGGAGGGTGGGGAGGAGGCCGCGAGGATCACAGGGACGCAGGAGGACGAGGCGGAGGGACTCTTCAACGACTGGATAGTATCCAGGATCCGGGGAAGCGATACACCCTGAAGGACCGGATCGGGTCCGGAGTCTGCGGTGACGTCTTTGAAGCGACGGATTTACAGGCAG GAAACAAAAAGGTCGCTATCAAAGTCCAGAAGCTGACCCAGGACACGCAGGCTCTGATAGTCGAGGAGTACAGAGTGCTTCGCGACTTCGCCGGACACCCAAACCTACCCGAATTTTATGGAATATACCGGAGGAGGTCTGGTAAGAAAACGGAACCCGATCAAGTGTGGTTCGTGATGGAG TTCTGCGAGGGTGGATCCGTGATGGACTTGGTCAGAGGGTTGGCAGCCTCGGACAAAAAACTTAAGGAGGAACACATCGGTTATATCTTGAAGGAAGTCGTTAAG GCATTGCTGCATCTTCACGAGAACAATGTGGTGCATCGAGACGTCCGCGGAAATAACATACTCCTCACAAAAAATGGGGAGGTCAAATTGGTGGACTTTGGATTGTCTCGCATGATAAAAGGAGAGTTGGGTAAGAGGAAGACCTGTATAGGATCACCCTGCTGGATGGCACCGGAAGTGGTCACCAGCAAAGACACACCGGAAACGGGGTACGGAAGCAGAGTAGACGTCTGGGCTATAGGAATAACCGCCATTGAATTAGCCGATGGCAAACCACCGTTTCAAGACATGCATCCTAGTAGAGCACTCTTCCAAATCATAAGAAACCCACCGCCCAATCTCTACAGACCGGCTAACTGGACACagaatttcaacgatttcatCGCAGA GTGCCTGGAGAAGAATCCAGACAATAGACCATTCATGGCAGAGATAATGGAGCACCCCTTCTTATCAGAACTGCCGGAGAATGACTATCCG CTCGCCCAGGACTTGAAAGCCTTGGCCATGGACTTCAGTGGAAAGGGACGACTTGACAGAAGACCGGAAGTTATCGTTCGCACAGGACACCTTAAG ACTCATCAGACGGGACCTCTTGAGAAAATGTTGGTTGAAGATTTGGCAGCTCTGGAACACCTTTCGGAGGATGCAATCCTTGACGAGTTACAGGAGAGACTGAAGCTAGGATACTTCCAGTCCTTTGTTGGCGATGTCTTGCTAATTTTGAATCCAAATGAGGAACAGGATATCTACGGAGCTCAC TTCCACACAAAGTATCAGTGCAAATCTAGATCGGACAATGCGCCTCATATATACGCGGTAGGAGATAGCGCTTACCAAGACGTCCTGCACAACGAAGAGGGTCAGCACATAATATTCGCAGGAGAAAGTTACTCAGGAAAGACGCGAAACATGATGCATGTAGTGAGACATTTGATGTACTTGGGAAAG GGTATGCAAGACGCGGGAGTCAGGGTCTTCAAGGCTATCGAAGTAATCCACGCCATGAGCAACGCCGCGACACCATTGAACCCGAATTCAACTAGGTGCGTTCTCCAAATCCAAACGACCTTCGGTACCACCGGAAAGGCATCGGGTGCCATTTTTATGTTGTACCAATTGGAGAAATGGCGCATATCAACGCGCGATAG AAATCAATCGAACTTCCACATTTTTTACTACTTCTACGACGGTCTCGACACTGCGGGTCAATTGCGCCAGTATTCATTGACCCCTGGACGGAGATACAGATATTTGAGAATCAGTGACAAGACTAGCGGCAACAAAAAGAGATCGTTCAAAGTGAGAAACGACCCCCATGGAAATTCCAGAAAGTTTCAAGACTTTAAGGAGGCCTTGAAAAGTTTGGAAATGGAAGCGGAATCAGAAACGATTTGGAAAACTCTGGCGGCGATTTTAATCCTCGGTGAGGTAAAATTTGCCGAAGGGAACAACTCCGACGCTGAAATCGAGAACAGTGACGTAGCAAGCAAAG CTGCTGAGTTGCTGGGGGtggatgtgaaaaaattctcctGGTCACTGACTAACTATTGCCTGATCAAAAAGGGGTCAGCAGTAAGAAGAAGACATACTGTCGAGGAAGCCAAAGAAGCCAGGGATGTGCTTGCGAATACGATCTATCAAAGACTAGTTGACTGGACCGTCAATAACATTAACTACAAGCTCTCCGTAACCCGAACTTTGTT TGGCGACAAGTACTGTATCAATGTCCTAGACCTGTTTGGATTTGAATGCTTTGCGGTAAACAGAATCGAGCAACTTTTCGCGAACACAATGAACGAGCAGCTGCAGTGTCATTATAACCAGAGAGTATTCGTGTGGGAAATG CAAGAacaacaagaagaagaaatccCCGTACAGCAGCTTCATTTCTACGACAACCGCGAGGCCGTTGAACAGTTAATGGGAAAGACTAGCGGACTATTTCGCATAATAGAGGACGCTTCGCGACAGCTTCAGGACGCTCGGTATATTTGTGAGACCCTGAAAACGTCTGCGCAAGGAGTACACGTAAAGGGTCTCAGCAACCACGAGTTCAGCATCGCCCACTACACGGGTAAACTCGTCTACGACGCCAGCGAGATATCGGAAAAGAACCGGGACTTTGTACCCCCCGAGATGATCGAAACTATGAGGCTCTCGAGTGTGGAAGCGGTCGTTCAGATGTTCACCAACCAGTTGACACGTTCCGGTAACCTGACAATGATTGTCCAGCAGCCTAAGCCACCGGAAAAAACTACGAAGGGAAAATGGAGTGCAATTTTACTGCAGGAAAACACCAAAACAAGG AAATTCAACACTGCATCGAGAGGGCAGTTTTCTCAGACCCGGAAGATGCGCACTTGCTCTGCCACCTTCCGGTCTGCCAGTCTTGAGATATTGAAAACCTTGTCCGTCGGCGGAGGAAGCGGAGGTACGCATTTCGTAAGGTGTCTCCGCTCGGACCTCGAAGGAGTACCCCGGGGATTTTACAGGGAAGTTGTCAGACAACAGATACGGGCTCTAGCTGTCCTTGACACCGCGAAAGCGAGACAACGCGGTTACCCGCACAGAATACCCTTCCAAGAGTTCCTCAGGAG GTACAAGTTCCTTGCCTTTGACTTCGACGAGAACGTTGAATTGACAAAGGACAATTGTAGACTGCTTTTGGTGCGACTGAAGATGGAGGGTTGGGTCATCGGGAAGACGAAAGTTTTCCTCAAATACTACAACGAGGAGTATTTGTCGAGATTATACGAGACCCAGGTGAAAAAGATCATTAAGGTGCAGTGCATGATGAGAGCTTTCCTCGCGCGTAAGAGCATGGCTTCGAAAATTGTCAATATTAAGAAAACTGTTG TGAAGCAAGCCTCGATAACAGCGAAGGAGAACAAGGAGATGTCGCAGGAGGATGCAGCTGTGATGATACAAAAAG CGTACAGGGGTCACTCGGTGAGGAAGCACCCCCTTCCGAAGGGGAACCTGAAGTCAGATCAGTGGGATCAGGAGACGAAGAACTTCGTGATGTTCTACAGCAGCAAGTGGAGGTCGAAGAGCATGTTCCAAGTCCTCCTACACTACCGTGCAGCCCGGTATCAAGACCTCGTGCATTTTTCACAGCAA GTCCACCTGTTCAATCAATCGATGATAGCCAAACTTCAGACAACGAGTGAGCGCGTACCCCTAGAAAGGATTAACCCCGGAGTCAAAGCATCGCTGTACCTTGGCGAGCGGCGTCTTACCGTGAACAAGCTGCCCTTCGACATGAACCAAGAGCTTCCCTACTTCGACAGCAGCTACATGAGCGATCCAACGACATCGTCCCGGATAAACAAGCCTCGAGG ATCCATGTCGACGCTCGCATCTGAGGACGAACACGAGCCGTGGGACGCTCCTTTACGACGACAAACTGTACCCTGGGGGACTAACACCGTCCATACTAGAG ACGTCGAAGTTCAAACGACCAACTCACCGCACCGAGTGGTTCCCGCGCCAATGACCGGGGGTCAAAGTTTGATCAACACTCCGTTTTCCAGAGATCCGAATATCCCCGTGAAGTGTCCTCCGGCCGAGGTTCAACCAGCAAAACCAACTCGAGGCTATCCAGGGCCCAGCAGCGCTCCTAACCCTACAAGGGCTAGAGTAAATAATGCAGATTTA AATCAAGGGTACAGCGGTGGAAATGACGGCACAGGGTCAATCCGTTCTAGAAAAAAGGTACCTCCTCCCCCAATACCCCAAAATCAGAAAcctttgaataataattacggTTCGGAGATGAGATCAGGAAATTTGGATAGTGGCTACAACAACGAATGGGAGTTCGAAGACAGAATGAACAGAAATACAGTTAGCACTAATCG AGTAAACCCAATCCACGAAATGCAAATGATGGcgcgaaaaaataataataactacacAGACGACGAACCACCGTTCAATTTTCAG GGGATGTTAAGAAAGACGCAACACCATAGAGCATCGATGAAACGTTCTCAAATATACAACAGTCATACACCATCGCCGCCTCCGTACATGGGGCATAATTCCTCGACTCGCGACGACTCGTACGGTAACGGTAACGTCGTCTACAGGAGTAGCGGGATGAGCTTTAGTCACAATAGACGCGAATCTCCGGAATGGAGTCCGAACGAGATGGTTCGGATGTCCGAAAAGTACGGGCGAGAGGACGGCTGGGACAGAGATGAAAGAGAGAATGTTCTGGACGCCAGCGAGAGTATTACAACGGAAATAGCGCCTGGTATCATAGTCGAAGGCTACGTGGCcgatttataa